DNA from Xanthomonas hyacinthi:
TGATCCCGACGCGGTTGAGGCTGTGGACCGTCTGGACCAGCGAGCTCACCTCCTCATCGAACGAGAGCTGGGGGACCATGGTTTCCATGGCGATGAACGTGAACGTGTAGCCATGGACCACGCCGGTGTACCTGCCCTGCGCGTCCTTCTCCAACTCGGTGCCCGGCAACTGGGGGAACGTGTCGGTGCCCGCGCCGAGGGCATCCATCGCCTGCTGATTCAGGAAGGCGCGGTTGTAGGCGTACTGCACGATCAACGGTCGATCGGGGACGGCCTGGCGGAGTTCGTCCATGGTGGGGAAGCGGTTCTCCTCGAACTGGTACGGAGACCAGCCGCCAATCACCTTGACCCAGTGGCCTTCCGGGGTTCGTTTGGCTTGCTCACCGAGCATCGCCAGGGCGCGGCGCAGCGTTGGAACGCCGTCCCATCGCAGGGTGTAGTTGTAGCCGCCCTCGTTGAGCACATGGGTGTGGGCGTCGATGATGCCCGGGATGAGCCGCCGGCCGCCGGAATCGATGATTCGGGTGTTTGCGTTCTTCAAACCCAGCACCTCGGCATCCGTGCCGACCGAGTAAATGCGACCGCCTTTGACGGCCAGGGCGGACGCCGCGGGTTGTGCGGGATTGCCGGTGAAAATTTTGGCGTTGTGCACGATCAGGTCGGCGCCTGGCGCCTCTTGCCTGTCTTGTGCATGAGCGCTGGTCAAACCATTCACGACCATTAATCCGATCAGTAATATCAACTTCACTGTCATTCCTATTTAATGGATTTGGAAGCACGCCACGCCGCGCCGATCCCGGTCGGCGAGGGATTGGTTTTCAGGGCACATGCGCCAGCGGCGACGTCGCCTGAAAAGAGTGTGCTGTTCCCGCGTTTGATCCGGTAGTAGCATTCCGTGGCGTGCTGTGTCGCGAAGTGGGGAACGCCGAATTGGACATCGAAGAGCTACGGACATTCGTAGAAGTTGCTGATGCGGGGGGCGTGTCGTCTGCTGCGCTTCGGCTTGGCGTGTCCAAGTCGATCGTCAGTCGTCGTCTCTTCCGGCTTGAAGAGGAACTGGGTGTCCAGCTACTTGCGCGATCCACCCGCGGGGCTGCTCTTACAGAAGCCGGGGCCACGTTCCGGGACTATGCAGCCAGGGTCTGCGCCGAGATCGACGTGGCCAGGGAAACGATCCTGCCCGCCGGTGACCTTATCGGCCGCTTGCGCGTTGCTGCGCCGCTTTCATTCGGTCCGACCCACTTCGCGCACATACTCGCCGAAATGGCGCGGCGCCACCCTCGGCTTCAGATCCAGACCTGCTACACCGACCGCTTCGTCGATCTCATCGCGGAGGGCTACGACTGTGCGATACGCGTTGGCTATCTTCCGGACTCCAACTTGATCGCAAGACGCATCGGCCCGATCCATGGGAAGCTCGTCGCGAGTCCGGGCTATATCAAGGCGCATGGGTCGCCCGAGACACCGGAGGAACTTGTCGCCCATCAGGCCCTCATGCAGGGAACCGAAGCCTGGCAACTCATGGATGGCGACAAGATCATCACGGTGCGTCCGCAGGGGCGCTTCAAGGCCGACAACGGCACCGCCTTAGTCGCCGCCGCTACAGCCGGACTCGGGATCGCTTACCTGCCCGATGGGCTTACCCATGAACATGTGGCCTCCGGCGCACTCGTGCCGATCATGACCCGTTATCCACCACCTCCGGCAGGCGCATACGTCATCCGACCGCCAGGTCAGCATCCCGCACGGAAGATACGGGTCCTCACCGAGCTCCTGATCGAGTATTGCGACTAGGGCGTGTCATCCATGGCTTGGCGCTGCTCGACAGCGCTGGCAAGCGTGGGCTGACCTGTGGCGGAATGGTCCCGACGGGAGTAGGGTGCCGCCGGCTCCGGTTGGAGAAGGGGCGGTCAGTAGAGAATCCGCGTGCGCAAAGTCCCTGCGATCCGACCGAGTTCGTCCTTCAGCACTGCCGCCAGTTCCTCGCTGGCGCCGACGTCGATCACCACGTAGCCGACCTTGGAGTCGGTGCGCAGGAACTGGCCGTCGATGTTGACGTTGTGGCGCGAGAACAGTTCGTTGACCTGCGACAGCACGCCCGGCACGTTGCGGTGGATGTGCAGCAGGCGCAGGCTCTCGGCGTGCTCGGGCAGGGTGACTTCGGGGAAGTTCACCGCCGACAGGGTGCTGCCGTTGTCGCTGTAGCGCACCAGCTTGGCCGCCACTTCCACGCCGATGTTGTCCTGCGCTTCCAGCGTGCTGCCGCCCACGTGCGGGGTCAGGATCACGTTGTCGTGCGCGGCCAGCGGCGATTCGAATACGTCGCCGTTGCCCTTCGGTTCGACCGGGAACACGTCCACCGCCGCGCCGCCGATGTGGCCGGAGCGCAGCGCCGCGTCCAGCGCGGCGATGTCGATCACGGTGCCGCGCGAGGCGTTGATCAGGTGCGCGCCGGGCTTCATCTGCGCGATCTGCGCCGCGCCGATCATGTCCCTGGTGGAAGGCGTTTCCGGCACGTGCAAGGTCACCACGTCCGAACGCGCCAGCAAGTCGTCCAGGTCGGTCGCCGCGCGCGCGTTGCCCAGCGACAGCTTGGCCTCGATGTCGTGGAAGATCACCTGCATGCCCAGCGATTCGGCCAGCACGCCGACCTGGGTGCCGATATGGCCGTAGCCGACGATGCCCAGCACCTTGCCGCGGGTCTCGTGGCTGCCGGCCGCCGATTTCGACCAGCCGCCGCGGTGGCATTGTGCGTTCTTCTGCGGAATGCCGCGCAGCAGCAGGATCGCCTCGGCGATGACCAGCTCGGCGACGCTGCGGGTGTTGGAATAGGGCGCGTTGAACACCGGGATGCCGGCCAGTTCGGCCGCGTCCAGGTCCACCTGGTTGGTGCCGATGCAGAAGCAGCCGACCGCGATCAGGCGCTTGGCCTGCGCCAGCACCTCGGCGCTGAGCTGGGTGCGCGAGCGGATGCCGACGATATGCGCCTCGGCGATGCGCGCCTTCAGTTCGTCTTCCGGCAACGACTTGGCATGCAGTTCGATCTGCGAGTAGCCGGCGGCGCGGAACACGTCGATGGCGGTCTGGCTGATGCCTTCGAGCAGCAGCACGCGGATATCCTGCTTCGGAAACGAGGTTTTCTTGGGCGACATTGCGGCGATGCGGCGAGGCGAAAGGGGCGGTCACTATGCCAGATGCATCCGCGCTTTGGTGCGTCCCAATAGGACGCCGGGGCGGCGCGAACGCAATGCTGGAAAAGTTTCAGTTGCATCGATGTTCTCGGGACTCGGGACTCGGCAAGGCCAAAGCTCACCTGCGTGAAGCGAGGCGACTCCATCAGGTCCACGGCCCTTCCGAGTCCCGAGTCCCGCGCCCACCTAGACGCCGCCGCACAACGCTGGCAGGCTTGAACGCTTGCCTTCGCCCCGACCTCTGAGCCCATGACCGACCCGCGCCTGGATGCCCTTACGCACGCTGTTCCCGGCCTGCGCCTGAAGACCGACCCCGCCGATCTGGAGCACTACGGCCGCGACTGGACCCGGCGCTGGACGCCGGCGCCGCTGGCGATCGCATTGCCGGCGACGGTGCAGGAGGTGCAGGCGGTGCTGCGCTGGGCCAACGACCACGCGGTGGCGGTGGTGCCTTCGGGCGGCCGCACCGGCCTGTCCGGCGGCGCGGTGGCCGCGCACGGCGAGCTGGTGCTGAGCCTGGAGCGGATGAACAAGGCGCTGGCGTTCGATGCGGTCGACCGCACCCTCACCGTGCAGGCCGGCATGCCGCTGGAGGCGGTGCACAACGCGGCGCGCGAACACGGGCTGGTGTATCCGGTGGATTTCGCCGCGCGCGGCTCCTGTTCGATCGGCGGCAACATCGCCACCAATGCCGGCGGCATCCGTGTGATCCGCTACGGCAATACCCGCGAGTGGATCGCCGGACTCACCGTGGTGACCGGCAGCGGCGAGCTGCTCGAACTCAACCGCGGACTGATCAAGAATTCCAGCGGCTACGATTTCCGCCAGCTGCTGATCGGCTCGGAGGGCACGCTCGGCATCGTCGTGGAGGCCACGCTGCGGCTGACCGATCCGCCGCCGCCGAGCAACGTGATGCTGCTGGCGCTGCCTTCGTTCGACGTACTGATGCAGGTGTTCGCCGCGTTCCGCAGCCGCCTGCAGCTGGAGGCGTTCGAATTCTTCACCGACCGCGCGCTGGAACATGTTTTGGCGCACGGCGCGCAGGCGCCGTTCGACACGATCTACCCGTACTACGTGGTCACCGAGTACGCCAGCGGCGACGAGGCGCAGGAAGCCGCGGCGCTGGCCGCGTTCGAGGCGTGCATGGAGCCGGGCTGGGTGCTGGACGGGGTGATTAGCCAGAGCGATGCGCAGGCGGCGCAGCTGTGGCGCCTGCGCGAAGGCATCACCGAGGCGCTGGCACGCTACACGCCGTACAAGAACGACGTGTCGGTGCGGATCTCGGCGATGCCGGCGTTCCTGGCGCAGACCCAGGCGCTGCTCGGCGCGGCCTATCCGCAGTTCGACGTGATCTGGTTCGGCCATATCGGCGACGGCAACCTGCACATCAACGTGCTCAAGCCCGACGCCAGCGCCGACGCCGACTTCATCGCTGCCTGCGAGCAGGTCACCAAGCTGCTGGCGCAGGTGCTGGCGCAGCACGGCGGCAGCATCTCCGCCGAACATGGCATCGGCCTGGTCAAGAAGCCGTACCTGGACAGCACCCGCAGCGCGGAGGAGATCGCGCTGATGCGCGCGGTCAAGCGCGTGTTCGATCCGGCCGGGCTGCTCAATCCGGGCAAGCTGTTCGATCTTTAGCGCCGCGCGCATGCCGTGCAGCAGGCATGCGCGCGGCGTCGATGCTCGCGCTCGCGGCGGTGGCCGGCTAGGCTATGCCGACGCGGCCACAGGCCGCTCCTCTTTCCCGATCCCGTTGGAACCGATGCGATGAACCGAGTGACCGTGCGCTACGCCCTGTTGTTGATCCTGGCCGTCCCGGCGTTCGCGCAGGCATCCAGCTTCGCCGGCAGTTCCGCCGGCTCGTCCTCGGCCGGCTCGGCTGGCAGTTCCGCGTCCTCGGACAGCAGCTCCGGCGACGACAAGCTGGTGCTGCAGGCGCGCGACGATGCGGCCGGTTTCGTCGCCAGCGCCGGCCGCATCCGCGGCGCGCAGCTGGAGGCGGCGCTGCGCGTGCTGCGCGAGCGCAACCCGCAGGCGCAGCAGGCCGGCGACCTGCAACTGGCGCAGGCCATCCTGGCGCTGTGATGGCGCGCCGGCGGCGGCGCCGGCTGGCGTGGCTGACGCTGCTGTGGCTGGCTTGCGCAATGCCTGCGCAAGCCTTGCAGTTGCGGGTCGATGCGGACGGCTTGAGCGCGCCCGAACGCGCGGCCAGCCAGGCGCTGCTCGACGCGACGCTGCCGAAGTTGCCGCCGGCCTGGACCGCGGCGCTCACGCTCCCGCTGACCCTGCAGTGGCGCGACGACCTGCCTGAGCAGGTGCACGGCAGGGCGCAGGCACGCCATCTGCTGTTGAACAAGGCGGTGCTGCGCGCGTGGATGGCGCAGCCCGCCGCCGGCACCGAGAGCGGCGCTAGCGCGTCAACGCGGCCGGCGCTGGCCGCGCTGTTGCATGAACTGGCGCATTTCTACGACCGCTCCGCAGCGGGCCGGCTGTCGTCGGATCCGCGCCTGCTGGATCTGGCCGGCTGGCAGGTCAGTCCGATGCGGCTGGGCCTGCGCGTGGGCCGCAACGCCTCCAGCGAGCGCAGCCCGGACCGGTACGAACTGGAGTCGCCGGCGGAATTCGTCGCGGTCAACCTGGAACACTTCCTGCTCGATCCGGACTACGCCTGCCGGCGCCCGGCGCTGGCGCGGTATTTCGCGCAGCGCCTGGCCTGGTCGCCGCCGGCGAGCGCCTGCGCGCCCGGACTGGCCTATCTGCAGGATCCGCTGGCCGACGAGGCGGCGCTGCTGCAACTGGATCCGGCGCGGGTCTATGCGGTGGACTACCTGCTGGCCGAGGGCAACGCACAGCCGATGAGCCATTGGGGCCACAGCATGCTGCGGCTGGTGATCTGCGCGCCGGGGCGGCCGCCCGGTCCGCAGTGCCGGCTGGACCTGGCCTATCACAAGGTGCTGTCGTTCCGCGCCTTCGTCGACGACGTGCAGATCTCCAACCTGCGCGGCCTGCTTGGTTCGTATCCGTCGCGGCTGTTCGTGCTGCCGCTGCGCCAGGTGGTCGACGAATACACCCAGGTGCAGCTGCGCGGCCTGCAGTCGATTCCGCTGCGGCTGGCGCCGGAGGAGATCGCGGCGCTGCTGGAGCGTGCCGCGCAGCTGCACTGGAGCTACGACGGGCGCTATTACTTCCTCAGCAACAACTGCGCGGTGGAAACCTACAAGCTGCTGCACGACGGCGTGCCGCGCCTGGCCGGCGCGCGCCTGGCCGGGATCAGCCCGACCGGCCTGCTGCGGCGCCTGGCCCGCGCCGGCATCGCCGACACCGCGGTGCTGGATGCTGCCGACGCCGCCGCACGCCAGGGCTATTACTTCGCACCGGCGAGCGCGCACTACGCGGCGATGTTCGCGGTCGCACGCACGCAGCTGGCGCTACCGGCGCGCACCGCGCAAACCTGGCTGGACCTGCCGGCGGCACAGCGCGCGCCCTGGCTGCAGCGCGGCGACCTGCGCGCCAGCGCCGCCTTGCTGCTGCTGGAGAACGCCGCGCGCCGGCGCCAGGAGCAGCGCGGCCGCGACGCGTTGAAGCACCGCTATCTGGCCAGGGCGCATCTGCCTGCGGCGCAGGCTGGCGGTTCCGGCGTCGGTGCCGGTGCAGGTGCCGGTGCCAGCGTCGCCAACGCGGCGACCGGCGCGGCCGCGGCCGACGAGACCAGGGACGCGGCGGCGGCAGTGCGCGCGGTGCTGGCGCAGCAGGGCCTGTTGAGCCAACCGTCGACGCTGCTGCAAGGCCAGCCCGGCTACGGACTGCCGCAGGCGCGGGAACGCGCATGGCTGCAGCTGCAGGGCCAGGCAAGGATCGATGCGCTGCGCCGCGACGGCGCCGCGCTGCAGGCGCGGCTGCACGCCTTGCTGCCGCCGCTGCTGCGCGCGGAACTGCAGCAGATCGACGCGAACCTGGCGATGCTGGGGACGCGCTTGCGCGATCTCAATCGCGATAGTGGCGGACTGCAGCTGGTTTCGCCTTCATTGCTGCAGCCTGCCGGCAAGCGATGATGCGGAGGCGATTCGACCGCGGCAGCAATTGCTCAAGCGTCGGATCCGCAGGACGTCTCCATCCTGGGGGCGATGTCGCACGACGGAAGTCGCTCCTGCATGATTGAGCTGCGGGCATTCCAGAACATTCGTTGGGAGCCGACTCTCAGCCGCGACTGAAGCCGCTGGTGTCTTGGCTGGACGAGGCGCTTCGCTCCCTACCCTCACCCCAACCCCTCTCCCGGGGGGAGAGGGGCTAAAGCGCGCAGTCCCTTCTCCCCTCGGGGGAAGGTGCCCCGCAGGGGCGGATGAGGGTACGGGCGAAGCCTCGTGCAATCGAACATCGCGTAAGCGGATCACGGTGAAGCCTCAGGGGCGCAGTAACACGCGTCCCGCTGTCGCCGCTGCGCCGTCGCCGCTACGGCACATCCAGGCCGGCGTCTTCGCCGTAGCGATCCAGCCAGGCGTCGCGCAGCGGGTTCTGGCGATACTTCGCGCGCAGCGTGGCCCAGGTCGCCTCGTTGCCGTCGCAGTACTTCGCCATCGCCGTTTCCAGTTCGCGGCGGCGTGCGGCAGCGTAGGGCTCCTCGCCGGCGAAGTGGGTGCACACGTCCTGGCGCGCGACGAACGCCCGGATCTCCTGCGGCAGCGCGCAGAAGCCGGCGTGGTGCTCGGGATCCACCTCCGCCGGGATCGTGCAGGCGGCCTCGGCCAGGCCCGGCGGGGTCAGCAGCACCGCCAGCGCGATGTCGCGGCGTGCGCGCATGCGCTCAGTCGGCGCGCCCGGCGAACTCGCCGGTGCTGGTGTTGACCAGCACGCGTTCGCCGTTGCCGATGTACTCCGGCACCATGATCTCGATCCCGGTGTTGAGCCTGGCCGGCTTCGGCCGCTTGGTCGCGGTGCCGCCCTTCAGCTCCGGTGGGGTTTCGATCACTTCCAGGGTCACGCTCTGCGGCAACTGCACCGCCACCGGCTGGTCGTCGATGACCTGCACGTAGAGGCCGCTCAGGCCCTCGGTGATGTAGCCGGCGTCGGCGCCGATCACGTCGGCATCGAGGGTGTACGGGGTGTAGTCCTCGTCGTCGAGGAACACGAACGCCTCGCCGTCCTTGTACGAGAAGGTGGCCTGGTGGCGGGTCAGCTCGACTT
Protein-coding regions in this window:
- a CDS encoding LysR family transcriptional regulator, giving the protein MDIEELRTFVEVADAGGVSSAALRLGVSKSIVSRRLFRLEEELGVQLLARSTRGAALTEAGATFRDYAARVCAEIDVARETILPAGDLIGRLRVAAPLSFGPTHFAHILAEMARRHPRLQIQTCYTDRFVDLIAEGYDCAIRVGYLPDSNLIARRIGPIHGKLVASPGYIKAHGSPETPEELVAHQALMQGTEAWQLMDGDKIITVRPQGRFKADNGTALVAAATAGLGIAYLPDGLTHEHVASGALVPIMTRYPPPPAGAYVIRPPGQHPARKIRVLTELLIEYCD
- the serA gene encoding phosphoglycerate dehydrogenase, which produces MSPKKTSFPKQDIRVLLLEGISQTAIDVFRAAGYSQIELHAKSLPEDELKARIAEAHIVGIRSRTQLSAEVLAQAKRLIAVGCFCIGTNQVDLDAAELAGIPVFNAPYSNTRSVAELVIAEAILLLRGIPQKNAQCHRGGWSKSAAGSHETRGKVLGIVGYGHIGTQVGVLAESLGMQVIFHDIEAKLSLGNARAATDLDDLLARSDVVTLHVPETPSTRDMIGAAQIAQMKPGAHLINASRGTVIDIAALDAALRSGHIGGAAVDVFPVEPKGNGDVFESPLAAHDNVILTPHVGGSTLEAQDNIGVEVAAKLVRYSDNGSTLSAVNFPEVTLPEHAESLRLLHIHRNVPGVLSQVNELFSRHNVNIDGQFLRTDSKVGYVVIDVGASEELAAVLKDELGRIAGTLRTRILY
- a CDS encoding FAD-binding oxidoreductase; this translates as MTDPRLDALTHAVPGLRLKTDPADLEHYGRDWTRRWTPAPLAIALPATVQEVQAVLRWANDHAVAVVPSGGRTGLSGGAVAAHGELVLSLERMNKALAFDAVDRTLTVQAGMPLEAVHNAAREHGLVYPVDFAARGSCSIGGNIATNAGGIRVIRYGNTREWIAGLTVVTGSGELLELNRGLIKNSSGYDFRQLLIGSEGTLGIVVEATLRLTDPPPPSNVMLLALPSFDVLMQVFAAFRSRLQLEAFEFFTDRALEHVLAHGAQAPFDTIYPYYVVTEYASGDEAQEAAALAAFEACMEPGWVLDGVISQSDAQAAQLWRLREGITEALARYTPYKNDVSVRISAMPAFLAQTQALLGAAYPQFDVIWFGHIGDGNLHINVLKPDASADADFIAACEQVTKLLAQVLAQHGGSISAEHGIGLVKKPYLDSTRSAEEIALMRAVKRVFDPAGLLNPGKLFDL
- a CDS encoding DUF2388 domain-containing protein, whose product is MNRVTVRYALLLILAVPAFAQASSFAGSSAGSSSAGSAGSSASSDSSSGDDKLVLQARDDAAGFVASAGRIRGAQLEAALRVLRERNPQAQQAGDLQLAQAILAL
- a CDS encoding DUF4105 domain-containing protein, producing the protein MARRRRRRLAWLTLLWLACAMPAQALQLRVDADGLSAPERAASQALLDATLPKLPPAWTAALTLPLTLQWRDDLPEQVHGRAQARHLLLNKAVLRAWMAQPAAGTESGASASTRPALAALLHELAHFYDRSAAGRLSSDPRLLDLAGWQVSPMRLGLRVGRNASSERSPDRYELESPAEFVAVNLEHFLLDPDYACRRPALARYFAQRLAWSPPASACAPGLAYLQDPLADEAALLQLDPARVYAVDYLLAEGNAQPMSHWGHSMLRLVICAPGRPPGPQCRLDLAYHKVLSFRAFVDDVQISNLRGLLGSYPSRLFVLPLRQVVDEYTQVQLRGLQSIPLRLAPEEIAALLERAAQLHWSYDGRYYFLSNNCAVETYKLLHDGVPRLAGARLAGISPTGLLRRLARAGIADTAVLDAADAAARQGYYFAPASAHYAAMFAVARTQLALPARTAQTWLDLPAAQRAPWLQRGDLRASAALLLLENAARRRQEQRGRDALKHRYLARAHLPAAQAGGSGVGAGAGAGASVANAATGAAAADETRDAAAAVRAVLAQQGLLSQPSTLLQGQPGYGLPQARERAWLQLQGQARIDALRRDGAALQARLHALLPPLLRAELQQIDANLAMLGTRLRDLNRDSGGLQLVSPSLLQPAGKR
- the yeiP gene encoding elongation factor P-like protein YeiP codes for the protein MKASEIKKGNVVEYNNGVYQIRDIERSSPQGRGGNVRFRFVMYSVPGGNKLDASFDGDDDLREVELTRHQATFSYKDGEAFVFLDDEDYTPYTLDADVIGADAGYITEGLSGLYVQVIDDQPVAVQLPQSVTLEVIETPPELKGGTATKRPKPARLNTGIEIMVPEYIGNGERVLVNTSTGEFAGRAD